The nucleotide sequence TGCACGGCTTCGCCAATGCGCGGACCGGGACGTGAAGTGATGTCTGAATCCACGAAGTAGACATCGCCGTCTTCAATGGCTTCGACAGTAGACCAGCTTTCACGGGCTTTGATATCGCCAATGGCATCTTCCACGTAAGAAACAGTCGTCAAAATCACTTCCGGATCGCGTGTAATGACTTCTTCCTCGGAAATGTTCGGCCAGCCTTCCAAATCTTCAAAAACGTTTTCCACTTGAGCGTGATTCAAGATTTCTTGCTGGAACGTCGATTTTCCGGTTGTGTAAATTTCAGGAGAAGGGCTGATTTCCATATATACATCTTTCTTTTCTTCCACTGCCGCTAACTTATCCTGCACATCCTGGATCTGTGTTTGGATGTCTTTGACCAATTCATCACCTTTTTCTTCCGCTGCAAGAACAGAAGCAATTTGTTCGATGTCTCCGTATACTTCATCAAACGAAGTGGCGGACTGAATCACGAATACGGGAATATCGGCATCTTCCAACTGGGCAAGTTCAGGTGCCACTTCGCCCGTAGAATAAGCGAGGACCACATCAGGCTTCATCTCCAGGATGCGTTCAGCATTGAAGGCGACCGAGTCGCTGACGCGTTCGACTTTCTTTGCTTCTTCCGGATAGTTGTCGTAATCGGTTGCGCCGATCAGTTTGTCGCCTTCGCCAAGGGCATAGACAATTTCGGTGTTGCTTGGAATCAGGGAAACGATGGTTTCAGGCGCTTGTTCAAACGTGAGTTCCTGGCCGCGGTCGTCTTTGACTGTATAGGCTTCACTTACTTTTTCTTCAGCCGGTGCTTTGTCGGCTTCTGTCTTGTCTGCTGCTTCATCCGATTGGCAGGCGCCGAGCAGGGCAGCGACAAGAATGGTGGGGAATAAAAGTATCGATTTGGTTTTCACGGTGTAGTCTCCTTTTTCTTTGAAGGTCTGGTTGGATAGGATTTGCTGACGAACGGAATTTCCGCTATGCCGTGCTGTTTGTTGACGTATACAGCCATCGCGA is from Planococcus liqunii and encodes:
- a CDS encoding ABC transporter substrate-binding protein — translated: MKTKSILLFPTILVAALLGACQSDEAADKTEADKAPAEEKVSEAYTVKDDRGQELTFEQAPETIVSLIPSNTEIVYALGEGDKLIGATDYDNYPEEAKKVERVSDSVAFNAERILEMKPDVVLAYSTGEVAPELAQLEDADIPVFVIQSATSFDEVYGDIEQIASVLAAEEKGDELVKDIQTQIQDVQDKLAAVEEKKDVYMEISPSPEIYTTGKSTFQQEILNHAQVENVFEDLEGWPNISEEEVITRDPEVILTTVSYVEDAIGDIKARESWSTVEAIEDGDVYFVDSDITSRPGPRIGEAVQLVAETVYPELMEQ